The Thermoleophilia bacterium nucleotide sequence GCTGCTCAGCCGAGAGTGTCGGGGTAGGCGTGGGAGTGGGGGTCGGGGTTGCTGTCGCAGTCGGAGTGGGAGTAGGAGTTGGCGTCGGTGTGGGCGTCACGGTCGGCGTCGGCGTAGGAGTTGGTGTCGGTGTGGGCGTCACGGTCGGTGTCGGTGTGGGCGTCGGAGTTGGGGTCGGTGTTGCTGTCGCAGTCGGAGTGGGAGTAGGAGTTGGTGTCGGTGTGGGCGTCACGGTCGGCGTCGGCGTAGGAGTTGGCGTGGAAGTTGCCGAGGGCGCGGGCGTAGGCGTCGGTGCCACGGCGCCATAGACCGATACCTCGTACACAGACGCCGGCACGGCTGAGGAGCTGGCCCCGACCACTCTGACTCGCACAAAACGAGCGGTGGACGTCATCGCATCCGTCGTCGTTCCCTTGACGCGATTGGTGCTTCGATCGACGGCGGGCTCGAAGACAGCGCCGTCGTCGCTGGTCTCGAGAACGTACTTGTACGCGCGATTCGCCTCGTACCACTTGATCTGAATACCGGAGAGGTCGGCCTTCGCGCCGAGATCGACGGTCCACCATTGGGGATAGTCCGCCGAGCTAGCCGCCCACCGGGACCCGAGCCGACCATCGTTGCCGGATGCAGCAGAAGTGCCCGAAAGGCTCGAACTCGCGCTGGAGGGGAGAGCCACCGAGAGCAGATCACCGGAAGGCGTCGGCGCCGGTCGGGCCGCGCTCAACGGAACCTTGCGCAGAACGATGTATTTCTTGTCTCGCTCGATGACCCGAAACGTGGGAACACCGTGAACTTTCGCGAAGTGCTGGCTCTTGTACACGACGAGTGTCCGCTTGTGACCGCGAACAACATCGTAGCTGCGGGCGTGCTTGATGATCCTGTAGCGAAGAGACTTAGAAGAGGCGGCGGCGTGCGCCGGAGAGACCACCAGGAGACTCAAGACCACGGCCGCGATGACGAGAGCGCTGGCGAGGCCGAAAGAGAGACTCAGTTTCCTTGTCATTGGCACATGCTCCTCCGAGACAAGGAACGCACGAAGTCGTGGCGGCACGACGACGCCCAGGCACCATCCAGGGGAGACAGGAGGTCACACCGGCGTGACTCGCGTGAGTTCCATCAGCGTTGCTACGAGCAGTCGTCACCGCTCGTGTCTCAGATCGGCGATGCCCGCCAATCCCTAAGGGTTATGGACGAATGGCCGTCTTCCGATACGGCAACACGAAGGGCTCGCGTGTGGCCTCGAGTGGGCAACTCGCCAAGTCCAGGCAATGGCTGGCGCTATAATCGGCGGGCCGCGGGCGACGAGCGCGAGAACCGCGCAACGAGGGGGTAACGTGACTGATCATTACTTGGTAACCGGTGGTGGTGGATTCATCGGTTCACATGTCGTAAACGAACTCCTATCCCGCGGTCACCGAGTGCGGGTCCTCGACAACTTCTCGACGGGGCGTCGACAGAATCTGGCGCCGTTCCTTGACGACATAGAGCTCATCGAGGGTGACATTCGCAGCTACGAGCGAGCGACAACAGCCGTGAAGGGCGTCGACGTCGTGATCCACCTCGCCGCCCTACCGTCCGTCCCCCGTTCGGTCCAGGACCCGCTGACAACCTCGGAGGTCAACGTCACCGGGACTCTCAACGTCCTTCTGGCCGCGCGCGATCACGGTGTGAGGCGCGTCGCCATGGCTTCATCGTCATCCGTCTATGGTTCCAACAACTTCCTCCCCAAACACGAGGAGCTCATTCCGCACCCCATCTCACCCTACGGGGTGTCCAAGCTAGCGGCGGAGCAGTACGCGATGGCGTTTCACTCCGTATACGGTCTGGAGACCGTTGCTCTCCGGTACTTCAATGTTTTCGGCCCCAGGCAGGATCCCAACTCGCAGTACAGCGGAGTGGTCGCTCTCTTTGTACGCCTCGCTCTCGAGAACAAGCAGCCGCATGTATGCGGAGACGGAACCCAGACGCGCGATTTCACCTATGTGTCGAACGTGGTCGACGCAACGCTTCTCGCAGCTGCCGCTCCACAAGCAAGCGGATCCGTACTCAACATCGGATGCGGTGCGTCCTCGTCGGTCCTCGATCTCATCGCCGCTATCGAGCGAGTCTCCAGCCGCTCTCTAGATCCGGTCTTCGGGCCGCCACGGGCCGGTGACGTCAAGCACTCCTTCGCCAACATCGATCGGGCGCGAGCGCGACTCGGCTACGAGCCGCGCGTGCCCTTCGCCGAGGGCATCGCGAAGACGTACCAAGCGCTCGCCGACGACGAGTAAACGGCTCCTGTGGCATCCGGGAGCCCCAACGCAGACACCAGCGCCCCGCGCAGGGAGATGAGCTTCGGGGCCAACGCGATCCTCAACGTCTCTTCCTGGTTCGTTCCCGCGCTGGTCGCCCTCATCGCCGTACCAATTACGGTCCGAGGACTGGGCGCGGACGCCTACGGGCTCCTCGCCCTCGTGACGGCCGTCACCGGCTATCTGGGACTTATGGAGATGGGCCTCGGAACAGCTATCGTGCGCTACCTTTCCTTCTACCGTGCGCTCAACCAGGGACGGCCGATGCTTGGCATCATTCGTTTCGCGAGCACCTGGTTTGGAGCCGCAGGCGCGATCGGTGCCCTCGGATTGTTCTTCGGCGCGCATTGGATCGCCACAGTTGTCCTCCACGTCCCCGCCACACTTGTAGACACAGCAGTCGACGTTCTTCACATCACCGCCCTCGGCTTCTTCTCAGGCATGTTCGTGAGCGTCGGCGCCGCCATTCCTCAGGCCTTCCTGCGCTACGACCTTGCCGCGGGCATGACGGCTGTGTTCGGCGTTCTCGGCTCGGCAGGTCCCGCAGTACTCGTTCTACTCGGCTATGGGCTGACCGCGGTAGTGGCGTATGCAGCAGCCATTAACGTCACCACCGCTATCATCTATGCACTCATCGCACGGCATCTCTTCCGGCCGATCGACATCACCGCCGGCCCGGAATGGCGCACGATTCGCCGAGAGACGCTGCGCTTCGCAGGTGTCGCAGCGCTCAATCAGATTCACTCCGTGATCGCGTCGCAGACGTCGCGCGTCGTTGTCGGGGCAGCCCTCGGCGTAGCGGCGGCGGCGTACTACCAGGTGCCGTCGCTCCTCTCGTCACGCGTCAGCTCCATGCTGTCACGCGTGGCCTACGTCGTGTTTCCCACCGCCTCCGGCATGCGTGCCCGGGACGACCACGAAGGCGTGACGCGCCTGTATCTCCGTACGTCACGTCTCATCTTCGTCATCAACGGCAGCGTGACGATGGCCATGTGCGCCCTGTCGGCGCCGCTGCTGCAATACTGGGTGAGCCCGGAGTACGCACGTGAGGGAGCCGCCGCATTGGCCATCTTCTCGATTAGCAACGCCATTAACGGATCGACGATGTCGGCCAGCTACGTCAATCTCTCGGCCACACGACCCGGCGTGAATCTGGCCTTCGCTTTCAGCAACAGCGCAGTCGCGCTGGCGACGATCTACCCCCTCACCGTGCGCTACGGAGTGACCGGAGCGGCGTTTGCCGGACTCCTCGGCGCAACAAACGTTCCGGTCTTCCTCTGGTACGCGCACAAGCATGTCATCCACACATCGTCATGGCTCGTCTGGCGCACCTGCTATCAGCCCACGGTGCTGGGCAACGTGCTGGCCGGGATACCGATCTACTTGTTCGTTGCGCCGCTGCTGCCGAATCTCCTCTGGACTCTGGCAACCTTCGTCGCCGCGATCGTCGCCGGCGGCGCCATCAGCGGCGTTCTCGGCGCCGTGAAACGCGAGGATATTCACGACATGACCCAACTCATCGCACACGCGTTCTCGCGTCTCACAGCGCACAGACGCACGCGAAACATAGATGATGTGGGTGAGGCCGGGTGACAGTCTCTCACCCCCCGAATCTGCATGGTGGCCTAGCCGGAAGTAGTCATGGTTGAACGTCTCAGAGTCCTATGGATCACTTCGACGCAGTTCCCCGCCGTGACCGGCGCCGCCTCGATGAAGGGCGGCGGCTGGATGGAGGGGTGGCGTTGGTCACTGGCGCACCACCACCCAGAGGTTGATCTGGGCATACTCAGCTACGGCTCGGTTCAGCACCCACCGCTCGCGCTCGATGATGCAACGTACTTCTGCTTTCCACGCAGAGATGAACCCGGCAAGGCGCGCGAGCTTGCTCGACGCTGGTCGCACCGCGACCAGACCGGCCTTGGCCGCCATGCCACATTTGCAGACGTCGTGCACTCCTTCGAGCCCGACCTGATCCATGTCCACGGCTCCGAGACGGGACTCGCGCGCATGACGTTCCACAGCCCGAAGCCCGTTCTCATCTCTCTCCAAGGACTAGCCACCCTCTGTCAAAGGTTCATGTTTGCCGGACTGTCGCCAGGCCACCTCGCAGCCGAGTTCCTCAAGCCCAGATTCTACAAGGGGTACGGCCACCTCCACTCCTACCTCCTCATGCGGGATCGAGCCAAGACCGAGCAGCATATCCTCAGCCAATCCCGCTTCCTTCTTGGGAATACGCAATGGGATCGAGCCGTCGCCGCAGTGCTGGCGCCTGCGGCTCTCTACTACCACGCTGATCGTGCCGTTCGTCGCGAGTTCTACGACGGAACCTGGAGTGCTTCCAAGGACAAGTTCCTCAACCCAGTGGTCTACTGCACCGGCGGCGCCGCCCCCTACAAGGGGCTCGAGTTTCTGCTGGAGGCGGTGGCCCTTCTGCGTCGAACGGACTTCCCCGGACTACGCCTGCGCATCGCCGGGCCAATCGACCGCGCCTATCACTGGCCCACACTGCAGCGTCTTTCGGCACGCGCCGACTTACGCGGCGCCGTCTCCTGGCTTGGAGAACTCGACGCCAGGCAAGTGGTGCACGAACTCGAGAGCGCGACGCTCTTCCTCCAGCCGTCACACATAGAGAACGAATCAAACACGCTCATTGAGGCTATGCTCGTCGGGACACCCTGCGTAGCGTCACACGTGGGAGGAATTCCCTCCATGTTGACCGAGGGACGAAGCGGCCTTCTTGTACATGATCGCGATCCCTACGCCCTCGCCGGCGCCATGCGAGAGCTCTTGCGCAACCCAGAGTGGGCGGCTTCGCTGGCGCGTAGCGGTCGCGAAACAGCACGCCAACGCCATGATCCCAAGAGCGTTTCTGACCAACTGGTCGAGGTGTATAGAGACGTGCTGCGCCGCACCACTCAAGCGCAGCGCCTCTCAGCCGATGGTTCACTCGAGAGAGCCGCGCAGTAGAGCGCGACACACCAGAGAAACGGAGGATACCGCCATGAAGGTGCTCGTCACGGGCGGTGCCGGCTTCATCGGCTCAAACATCGTGCTTCACCTGCTTTCCTCCGGGCACATGCCTGTCGTCCTCGACAACATCTCAAGCGGCTACCGCGAGAATCTTGCGCCCGACGTAGCGTTCATCGAGGGAGACGTCCGCGACCGAGCCGCGGTTGCCACTGCCATTCGAGGTTGCGAGGTCGTGCTTCACTTGGCGGCAAGCGTCGGCAACGCCCGATCGATCAAGGACCCCGCGACGGACGCAGCGGTCAACGTGCTCGGAACGATCAACGTACTGGAATGCGCCCGAGACGCCGGCCTCACACGAGTCGTCTTCTCGTCGTCGGCCGGCATCTTCGGTGAACTCAAGACCTTGCCGATTGCGGAGGACCACCCCCAGGACCCCGACTCGCCCTACGGAACATCCAAGCTAGCGGCGGAGAAGATGTGCCTGGTCTATAACAAGCTCTACGGGATGCGGAACGTCTGCCTGCGGTATTTCAACGTCTACGGGCCTCACCAACGCTTCGACGCCTACGGCAACGTCATTCCGATCTTCGCAGATCGAATCCTGCGCCATGACCCACTCACTATCTTCGGCGACGGAGAGCAGACGCGCGACTTCGTCAATGTTGCCGACGTTGCCGCGGCAAACGTGAACGCCGCATTTCACGACTCGGCCTGCGGCGTATTCAACATCGGTAGCGGGACTCGCATCACGATCAACTCACTGGCAGCCAGCATGCAGCGCATTGCTGGCGTGTGCGTCGGCGTCGAACACGCTGCCCCACGGCCAGGCGACGTGCGCGATAGCCTCGCCGACATCTCGGCGGCCCGAGCAGCCTTCGGATACGAGCCAGTCGTCCCCATCGAGCCGGACGGACTCACGCGCTACATGGACTGGATCGCCGACGACCCCGTCAGCCGAACGAGACTGTCAGGAGCCGGCTGAGGTGCCCGTCACCACGAGCAGCGAGGCATGCGAGCTCGCCGTTGTCATCGCGGGAACGAAGTTCGCGTACCCTGAAGGATCGGGCGCAGCGTCACGCACACACGCCTACGCACGGGGGCTCATGGAGGATGGCGTGCCCGTGAAGGTCGTCAGCCTGCTCACTCCAAGCACATCGGCAACCAGTGAGGAGCGGGTGCGCGGTGTGCACGAAGGCGTCCCATTCGAATATGCCTGTGGGACGCGTCGGAGACAATCGACGTTCTGGCGCCGACGACTCGTGGACGCGAGAGTACCCCTCGGCCTCTGGCGCACGGCGTCACGCCACTTTGCCGACGCCCCAGGCGCGCGAGCCATCATTGCCTACTCAGACCAGCCGTTGTGGATCACCACCACGGCGCTCATCGCCAAGGCGCTCCACGCCACTTGTGTGGTTGAGGTCTGTGAGGTCCCGCTCATCAGCGAGCACAATCCTTTACGACTCGCGCTTCGCAGTTGGCTTCTCGACGCCGTCGCGTACCGGAGCGTCGACGGGTTCATCGTCATTTCCGCCTTCCTGGCCGACCACATTCGAAGCAGAGCGCCACGTCGAACACGAATGATTCGCGTGCCCATCCTTGTCGCACCCGAGGACTTCGCCGCGGTCGCGACGCCCACGTCCGCGACACAGCGCATCGTCTTCGCCGGAAGCCTCGACAATGCCGGCGAGATCCCCGACCTACTGGCCGCGTTCTCGCTCGTCGCCGACGACAACCCGCAAGCCAGACTAGTGCTCGCGGGCGGCGCAGCGACAGGCGTCGTCGATGCCTTGGGAGCCGAGATCGTCAGGCGTAAGCTCGAGCAGCGCGTTGAGTTCGCAGGGTGGACGCCGCGCGACGAACTGCCGGCGCTCTTCGCCTCCGCCGCCGTCCTCGTGCTGCCGCGACGCGACGGGCTCTTCTCCAAGGCTGGATTCCCTACCAAGCTTGGGGAGTACCTTGCCAGCGGTCGCCCCGTCGTCGCCACGGCGACCGGCGAGATCGCTAGCCACCTCCGTGACGGTGTCGACGCCTACCTAGTTCCACCCGGCGACCCCACGGCCTTTGCGGCACGGCTGCGCCACGTTCTCGCCAACCCAGGTGAGGCGCAAGAGGTGGGCACCCGCGGTCGAGAGCTCGCCACCTCGACATTCGATCGGCGCCGACACGGAAGGCGACTCCATCGCTTCCTTTGCGATCTCGCGATGTCACCCACCCCGTCACGTCTCCCCGAGCACGGAGCGTAGGAGGCGCAGCCATGGACTTCGTCGTGAGCATCGACACGGAAGCCGACAATCAATGGCAGCACGGCATTCCCTTGGCGTGTCACAACGTCGACTACTGGCATGCATTCCAGGCACTATGCGAAGTCCACGACGTTCGCCCCACGTATCTCATCACCAGCGAGATCGCCGAGGACAAACAGGCCGCCGCGCAACTCTCTGCCTGGACGGAAGACGGCAAGGCCGAGGTCGGAGCACATCTGCACCCCTGGACAACGCCGCCGTTCCACAACGAACCAGGGCTGCGCTGCAACGACGAAGCTCACCTGTTTCCCAGCGCCCTCGATGAAGACCTCCTACGTGCCAAGCTGGAGACACTCACTCGTCAGATTGAACAGAACATCGGCCGGCGGCCGCGCGCATACAGAGCCGGACGCTTCGGCATGAATCAAGCCACTGCCCGCATCCTGGTTGAGCTTGGCTACACCGTCGACTCGTCGGTTACCCCAACGGTCTCGTGGAGCGACAGCTCTCTGGGAGACAGCACGGCCGGTCCTGCGTTCCGCAAGCACTCGGCCAAGCCGTTCCTGATCGAGGGGACCGGCGATCCTGGTCTGATCGAGATTCCGGTCACCGTCCTCTACTCAAACGCATGGGTGCGAGGTCACCCGCAGTTCGCCGGCTGGTATGCGAGCAAGCCGGCGCGCGCGATTGAGAGACTCCTGAACGGCGGTCGGAGCCGGCCGGAGCCGATTTGGCTGCGGCCCTTCCCTCATCAGTCGAGCGACGACCTCCGGCGAGCATGGCGGGCTGCATGCGACGAGGACGTGCCCACCGCAGTGATGATGTTTCATTCGAGCGAGCTGATGCCTGGCGGCAGCCCCTTCCGACCAAGCCGACGATCGATCGCCGGCTTGCTCGCGACACTTGATGAGTTCTTCCGGTTCGCTCGTGCGGCCGGCGGCAAGCCGGTCACGCTCACGGAAGCAGCCCATAACGCCTCCCACTACGCAAAGCTTCCGCGGAGGATGCTGTGAGAATCTGCGTCATCTACCCGATCGCCAGATGGCTCACGGGTCTACCTTGCGGCGGAGCCGAGAAACAGATTGGTCTGCTCGCCGAAGGTTGGACACGCCACGGTCACGAGGTCATGGTAATCGCAAGCGAGTATCGCGACGCACCAACGAGCACAAGGGGCGTCCTTATCCGCGCGCCCTGGAACCCAGACGAGCGTGTGTCGCGGCCTCGTGCCCTTGCCTGCCGATACCCAGACCTCACTCGACTGCTTCGACGTGCAAACGCCGATCTGTACTACCTGCGCGGAGCTCAGATCTACAGTCGCTGGAGTATCGCCGGCGGCCACGCCGTGGATGCTCCCGTGCTGCTTGGCCTAGCGAGCGACCGCAATCTGCAACCAGAGGCGGGTCGGATGATCCTGAGCGCCGGGCATCGTGCCAGTCAGCGCCCACTGGCACACCTCGCTTGGCTGGCCCTGCAACGGCCGGCTCTGCGGGCTGCTGACGTCATCATCGCGCAGACGGAGGCTCAGGCGACCCAATGCGCGCGGATGCGCCTCCCCCACGCCTTGATTCCGAGCATCGTGGAAGTGCCGTCGCCTGACCTCCTCGAGCGTCCGCAGGGATGGGATGTCGCATGGGCTGGCAATGCCCACGGCGGCGCAGGCCGCGACAAGGGTGTCGCCATCATCACCGAGCTCGCGCGCGCACTTCCGCGCGCGCGCTTCGTCGTCGTCGGCACACTCTCCGACGGGGCCCTCGTTGATGAGGTTCGGCGGCTGAGCACACTCGCAAACGTCACCGTGTTGGGTCCAGTGGAATATGGACGCGCGCAGGAGGTGCTCGCGAGCTCCCGCCTCGTACTCAACACTTCGCCGACTGAGGGCTTCTCGAACGTCATGCTGGAGGGGTGGGCCCTCGGAAAGCCCTCGCTGGCACTCAACGTCAATCCGAACCAGCTCCTCGCCGACCGCGCGTGGCCGCCGACGACCGCTCGCGAGAACTCGTATACAGGCACACTTGGGAGTTGCGCCGGCGGCGACGTCAGCTTGCTCGCGCGCCTCATCGACGCCGCACTGCAGGACAACGGGGGCAGGGAGCGAGTAGGAGCAATCGGCCAAGCGTACGTCGCTGATTGGCATGCAGCAGATGCTGTCTGCGCACGGTACGAAGCATTCGCAGCGCTCCCTGCTCCTCGCAGAGAGGCCTAGCCGCCGCCTCTCAGTAGGCCCCACGCTTTCCCAGAACCGCCGGAATGGTCTGGAAGAGCAGTTTGACGTCCCAGCTGAGACTCCAACCGGTTACGTACATGTAGTCTAGCTTGACCATCTCGTCGAACGGGATGTCGCTGCGCCCGAGTACCTGCCACAGCCCAGTCATGCCCGGAGTGATGTCGAGACGCTTCTGCGTCCAGCCCTGAACCTGCCGTGCCTCGTCGACCCAGAGCGGACGCGGTCCCACGAGGCTCATGTCGCCGATCATGACGTTGATGATCTGGGGAAGCTCGTCGAGACTCCAACGGCGTATGAATCTGCCCACACGTGTAATACGCGGGTCCGCCTTCATCTTGAACATGGGCCCCGAGTACTCATTCATGGCGGCGAGTTCGTGCCGCAGCGCATCGGCCCCCGTGTACATCGAGCGAAACTTGAAGATGCGAAATGTCCTGCCGCCTCGTCCCATGCGTTCCTGGCGGAAGAAGACCGGGCCACGAGACTCCAACTTGATCACCACCGCCATCACTGCCAAGACGGGAAGGAAGCAGAGGAAGACGACACTGCCGACGACGAGGTCGAACGCGCGCTTGACGACCATGTTGAAGCGACTCAGCTCGACGTGACCGACATCGAGCAGCGGAATGCCCTCGACATCGTCGACGAGTGCGCGCGAACTCACGACTTCGAACAAGCGCGGCACGATATTGACACGCACCGCAGCGTCTGCGCACGTGCGCACGATCTGCAGGAAGTCATCGTGGCGCGCTTGAGAGAATGCCACGATAACACGATCGACTCTGTCTTCTCTCAGCACTCGAGCCAAGTCGTGGAACGCACCGATCATCGGCAGGTCCAGTCCGGTCTTGCCGTTGCCTCGAGGCTCACCATCGTCGAGGAATCCGACGAGCGATATGCGATATTCCGGGTGTTTGCTGATCTTGGCCGCGAGAGTGTGCCCCACTTCGCCCGCCCCGATTATGAGTACGCGCTCGCGCAGCGCAGCATTCGACCAAACAGTTCGGCGGCCGACGCTCCTCATGACAGGCACAACCACGACGGCGATGAGCCAGAAGACGATGAGGGCGCCGATGGGCGCGTCAGAACCCCATACGAACACAAGCGCGATGAGCAGCAGCCAGCTGGCCGCGGTGAGCGCAGTCGGCCCATTGAGAGTCGCAGTGAGACTGGCGCCACCGATGCTCCGACCCGGCTCCTGATACAGGCCGAATGCCCAGAGCACCGCAATCCAGTACGGAATCAGCGCCAGCAGCGTCAGGATCCCTCCGGGCACCGGCGCAGAGAAGGGAGCCACGAACCGCTCCACCAACGGGGCCGACGCGAGCGCATCAGCGACCGACACCGCAAGCACGGAAGCCAGCACCACACCCAGCACGTCGGCACCGAGTGTCGCAACAATCCTCAGCCTGCTCGGGCGACGACGCGCCAAGCTTGAAGACCCCGCCGCCCGCGCCGCGACATCCGGATAGTAGTTATCCCCGCTGAGTGCCCCGTCAGACATGCTGCTTTCATCGGCAGCTTGTGGCGCGAGCACGAGAGGGGGTTCACCCAGATCTACGCCTGGGATCGCCATTCCCCTGTTCCTCTCCCGAACATTCCCAACCTGCCCTGCAGTCACTCCCTACCCTTTCGTGCCGACCCCGGAACCCGATTTGACCGGCGACGAGCTACCCCAGCGCGACATCGAGCACCATCATGAGCGCAAAACCCGCCATCACGCTCATGGTTATCACTTCGCTACGAGATCCGCGATGCGCCTCCGGAATGAGTTCTTCGGCGACGACATAAATCATTGCACCCGCGGCGAAGCTGAGCGCGTAAGGGAGGAGGGGCTTCGCCAGTACCACCGAGAGTGCGCCCGCCACACCCGCGATGGGTTCAACGAGGCCAGAGAACTGACCCCACATGAAGCTCCGTCTGCGAGACATGCCCTCTCTTCGCAGCGGCAGCGAGACCGCGGCGCCTTCGGGGAAGTTCTGAATGCCTATGCCCAGAGCAAGAGCGAGCGCGGCGCCAATCGTTGCGTCAGACATCTCCGCCGCAGCAGCGCCGAACGCCACACCTACCGCCAATCCCTCCGGGATATTGTGGATGGTGATGGCCATGACCAGCAGGATGCTGCGATGCCAGGATGTGTGCGGACCCTCCGCCGGTCCGTTGGGAAAACCAGGGTGGACATGGGGCACCGTCTTGTCGACGAGCAGAAGGACTAGCCCGCCGGCGAGAAAGCCCACAACCACCGGCACCCACGCCGATGGCCCCATGGTCTCCGCAGCCAGATCCAGGGCAGGTGCGAGAAGCGACCAGTAGCTTGCCGCGATCATTACACCAGCGGCAAAACCTAACATCGCATCCATAACAAGAGGCCTGGCTTGCCGAACAAGAAACACAAGCGCCGCGCCGGCCGTAGTAATACCCCACGTGAAGCACGTGGCCACGAAAGCTTGGGCGACAGGATGCAGGTCTATGAACCAGCTCAGCATCGTGTCGCCTCCATGTGAGGCAGCCTACTGTGTAAACCGCGAGCCATTCAAGTCGTCGCAATCCCTACGACCACGTCGGACTTCACCCCGACATGCCCGACATCTATTCGAGGGC carries:
- a CDS encoding SDR family oxidoreductase: MTDHYLVTGGGGFIGSHVVNELLSRGHRVRVLDNFSTGRRQNLAPFLDDIELIEGDIRSYERATTAVKGVDVVIHLAALPSVPRSVQDPLTTSEVNVTGTLNVLLAARDHGVRRVAMASSSSVYGSNNFLPKHEELIPHPISPYGVSKLAAEQYAMAFHSVYGLETVALRYFNVFGPRQDPNSQYSGVVALFVRLALENKQPHVCGDGTQTRDFTYVSNVVDATLLAAAAPQASGSVLNIGCGASSSVLDLIAAIERVSSRSLDPVFGPPRAGDVKHSFANIDRARARLGYEPRVPFAEGIAKTYQALADDE
- a CDS encoding oligosaccharide flippase family protein — encoded protein: MSFGANAILNVSSWFVPALVALIAVPITVRGLGADAYGLLALVTAVTGYLGLMEMGLGTAIVRYLSFYRALNQGRPMLGIIRFASTWFGAAGAIGALGLFFGAHWIATVVLHVPATLVDTAVDVLHITALGFFSGMFVSVGAAIPQAFLRYDLAAGMTAVFGVLGSAGPAVLVLLGYGLTAVVAYAAAINVTTAIIYALIARHLFRPIDITAGPEWRTIRRETLRFAGVAALNQIHSVIASQTSRVVVGAALGVAAAAYYQVPSLLSSRVSSMLSRVAYVVFPTASGMRARDDHEGVTRLYLRTSRLIFVINGSVTMAMCALSAPLLQYWVSPEYAREGAAALAIFSISNAINGSTMSASYVNLSATRPGVNLAFAFSNSAVALATIYPLTVRYGVTGAAFAGLLGATNVPVFLWYAHKHVIHTSSWLVWRTCYQPTVLGNVLAGIPIYLFVAPLLPNLLWTLATFVAAIVAGGAISGVLGAVKREDIHDMTQLIAHAFSRLTAHRRTRNIDDVGEAG
- a CDS encoding glycosyltransferase; protein product: MVERLRVLWITSTQFPAVTGAASMKGGGWMEGWRWSLAHHHPEVDLGILSYGSVQHPPLALDDATYFCFPRRDEPGKARELARRWSHRDQTGLGRHATFADVVHSFEPDLIHVHGSETGLARMTFHSPKPVLISLQGLATLCQRFMFAGLSPGHLAAEFLKPRFYKGYGHLHSYLLMRDRAKTEQHILSQSRFLLGNTQWDRAVAAVLAPAALYYHADRAVRREFYDGTWSASKDKFLNPVVYCTGGAAPYKGLEFLLEAVALLRRTDFPGLRLRIAGPIDRAYHWPTLQRLSARADLRGAVSWLGELDARQVVHELESATLFLQPSHIENESNTLIEAMLVGTPCVASHVGGIPSMLTEGRSGLLVHDRDPYALAGAMRELLRNPEWAASLARSGRETARQRHDPKSVSDQLVEVYRDVLRRTTQAQRLSADGSLERAAQ
- a CDS encoding NAD-dependent epimerase/dehydratase family protein — translated: MKVLVTGGAGFIGSNIVLHLLSSGHMPVVLDNISSGYRENLAPDVAFIEGDVRDRAAVATAIRGCEVVLHLAASVGNARSIKDPATDAAVNVLGTINVLECARDAGLTRVVFSSSAGIFGELKTLPIAEDHPQDPDSPYGTSKLAAEKMCLVYNKLYGMRNVCLRYFNVYGPHQRFDAYGNVIPIFADRILRHDPLTIFGDGEQTRDFVNVADVAAANVNAAFHDSACGVFNIGSGTRITINSLAASMQRIAGVCVGVEHAAPRPGDVRDSLADISAARAAFGYEPVVPIEPDGLTRYMDWIADDPVSRTRLSGAG
- a CDS encoding glycosyltransferase family 4 protein — its product is MPVTTSSEACELAVVIAGTKFAYPEGSGAASRTHAYARGLMEDGVPVKVVSLLTPSTSATSEERVRGVHEGVPFEYACGTRRRQSTFWRRRLVDARVPLGLWRTASRHFADAPGARAIIAYSDQPLWITTTALIAKALHATCVVEVCEVPLISEHNPLRLALRSWLLDAVAYRSVDGFIVISAFLADHIRSRAPRRTRMIRVPILVAPEDFAAVATPTSATQRIVFAGSLDNAGEIPDLLAAFSLVADDNPQARLVLAGGAATGVVDALGAEIVRRKLEQRVEFAGWTPRDELPALFASAAVLVLPRRDGLFSKAGFPTKLGEYLASGRPVVATATGEIASHLRDGVDAYLVPPGDPTAFAARLRHVLANPGEAQEVGTRGRELATSTFDRRRHGRRLHRFLCDLAMSPTPSRLPEHGA
- a CDS encoding glycosyltransferase family 4 protein, with translation MRICVIYPIARWLTGLPCGGAEKQIGLLAEGWTRHGHEVMVIASEYRDAPTSTRGVLIRAPWNPDERVSRPRALACRYPDLTRLLRRANADLYYLRGAQIYSRWSIAGGHAVDAPVLLGLASDRNLQPEAGRMILSAGHRASQRPLAHLAWLALQRPALRAADVIIAQTEAQATQCARMRLPHALIPSIVEVPSPDLLERPQGWDVAWAGNAHGGAGRDKGVAIITELARALPRARFVVVGTLSDGALVDEVRRLSTLANVTVLGPVEYGRAQEVLASSRLVLNTSPTEGFSNVMLEGWALGKPSLALNVNPNQLLADRAWPPTTARENSYTGTLGSCAGGDVSLLARLIDAALQDNGGRERVGAIGQAYVADWHAADAVCARYEAFAALPAPRREA
- a CDS encoding sugar transferase, which codes for MSDGALSGDNYYPDVAARAAGSSSLARRRPSRLRIVATLGADVLGVVLASVLAVSVADALASAPLVERFVAPFSAPVPGGILTLLALIPYWIAVLWAFGLYQEPGRSIGGASLTATLNGPTALTAASWLLLIALVFVWGSDAPIGALIVFWLIAVVVVPVMRSVGRRTVWSNAALRERVLIIGAGEVGHTLAAKISKHPEYRISLVGFLDDGEPRGNGKTGLDLPMIGAFHDLARVLREDRVDRVIVAFSQARHDDFLQIVRTCADAAVRVNIVPRLFEVVSSRALVDDVEGIPLLDVGHVELSRFNMVVKRAFDLVVGSVVFLCFLPVLAVMAVVIKLESRGPVFFRQERMGRGGRTFRIFKFRSMYTGADALRHELAAMNEYSGPMFKMKADPRITRVGRFIRRWSLDELPQIINVMIGDMSLVGPRPLWVDEARQVQGWTQKRLDITPGMTGLWQVLGRSDIPFDEMVKLDYMYVTGWSLSWDVKLLFQTIPAVLGKRGAY
- a CDS encoding ZIP family metal transporter — encoded protein: MSWFIDLHPVAQAFVATCFTWGITTAGAALVFLVRQARPLVMDAMLGFAAGVMIAASYWSLLAPALDLAAETMGPSAWVPVVVGFLAGGLVLLLVDKTVPHVHPGFPNGPAEGPHTSWHRSILLVMAITIHNIPEGLAVGVAFGAAAAEMSDATIGAALALALGIGIQNFPEGAAVSLPLRREGMSRRRSFMWGQFSGLVEPIAGVAGALSVVLAKPLLPYALSFAAGAMIYVVAEELIPEAHRGSRSEVITMSVMAGFALMMVLDVALG